From the genome of Phytohabitans rumicis, one region includes:
- a CDS encoding cellulose binding domain-containing protein: MAVSRRSTLAVCGIVAGTGLLAAAVMTSAVAGAAASTPGDGGCRATARIDSQWGTGATGGQVVSVTVTNTSATTATKWTVTWTLGTGQRVVAAWNAAVSTTGTTVTAVNASYNGVLAPAASTTFGAQLSGLAPAPALSCGNDTSTPPSSGPTSATPPSGVDVTVTQADNQRTVTLLVGQTLGVALGPDFLPQRSAAPASRNCRPAAAIPPDNPSPRRTTL, encoded by the coding sequence ATGGCTGTATCCAGGCGGTCGACCCTGGCCGTGTGTGGGATCGTGGCGGGCACGGGTCTGCTTGCCGCCGCCGTGATGACCTCGGCGGTGGCCGGCGCGGCAGCGTCTACCCCCGGGGACGGCGGGTGCCGTGCCACCGCGCGCATCGACTCGCAATGGGGCACCGGGGCAACCGGCGGTCAAGTCGTTTCCGTCACGGTTACCAACACCTCGGCGACGACCGCCACGAAATGGACCGTGACCTGGACCCTCGGCACCGGCCAGCGCGTCGTAGCGGCATGGAACGCCGCTGTCAGCACGACCGGCACCACCGTGACGGCGGTCAACGCCTCGTACAACGGAGTGCTCGCCCCCGCGGCATCGACCACCTTCGGCGCGCAGCTATCTGGCCTCGCTCCGGCTCCCGCCCTGAGCTGCGGGAACGACACGTCCACGCCGCCCAGTTCCGGACCCACGAGTGCGACGCCGCCCAGCGGGGTTGACGTCACGGTCACCCAGGCCGACAACCAGCGCACCGTCACCCTGCTCGTCGGGCAGACGCTCGGCGTAGCCCTTGGACCCGACTTCCTTCCCCAACGGTCAGCGGCCCCGGCCTCGCGCAACTGTCGACCAGCGGCGGCTATCCCACCGGACAACCCCTCGCCGCGTCGTACCACGCTGTAG
- a CDS encoding HAD-IC family P-type ATPase: protein MAEIDTPAPAQDVQAVAGAGLVGTLDGVPVRLGRPGFVDPAALNTDVTRLQTAGATVVVVEQDGTPIGVLAVRDELRGEAADTVAALRKLGVSVAMLTGDNPRTAQALAAAAGITAVHADLRPQDKADLIGRLRRGSGGIAMVGDGINDAPALATADVGIAMGAMGTDVAIETADVALMGEDLRHLPQLLGHARRARWIMLQNVGLSMLIIGALIPLAAVGVLGLATVVFIHELAEVVVIANAVRAARTVALPPATAATQTPASEPAKQAVLAAATPPPRRARGRPVRARC, encoded by the coding sequence CTGGCCGAGATCGACACGCCTGCCCCGGCCCAGGACGTGCAAGCCGTCGCCGGCGCCGGCCTTGTCGGCACGCTGGACGGCGTACCGGTACGGCTCGGCCGGCCCGGCTTCGTCGACCCCGCCGCGCTGAACACGGACGTGACCCGGCTGCAAACCGCCGGCGCGACCGTGGTGGTGGTCGAACAGGACGGCACCCCGATCGGTGTCCTCGCGGTGCGGGACGAATTGCGCGGCGAGGCCGCCGACACCGTTGCGGCGTTGCGGAAGCTGGGTGTGTCGGTGGCGATGCTCACCGGCGACAACCCGCGCACCGCTCAGGCCCTGGCCGCTGCGGCCGGCATCACCGCCGTGCACGCCGACCTACGCCCGCAGGACAAGGCCGACCTGATCGGCCGGCTGCGGCGCGGTTCGGGCGGCATTGCGATGGTCGGCGACGGCATCAACGACGCCCCCGCCCTGGCCACCGCCGACGTCGGCATCGCCATGGGCGCGATGGGGACCGACGTGGCCATCGAAACCGCCGACGTGGCGTTGATGGGCGAAGACTTGCGGCATCTGCCTCAACTGCTGGGCCATGCCCGCCGCGCGCGGTGGATCATGCTGCAGAACGTGGGCCTGTCGATGCTCATCATCGGCGCCCTGATCCCGCTCGCCGCCGTCGGCGTGCTCGGCCTGGCCACCGTCGTGTTCATCCACGAACTGGCCGAGGTCGTGGTCATCGCCAACGCCGTCCGCGCCGCCCGCACCGTCGCGCTACCGCCCGCCACGGCCGCCACTCAGACGCCAGCATCGGAGCCGGCCAAACAGGCCGTCCTCGCCGCCGCTACACCCCCGCCGCGGCGGGCGCGGGGTCGGCCGGTGCGCGCACGATGCTGA
- a CDS encoding ArsR/SmtB family transcription factor: METVSYGQVLARFGHALSDPTRARLLLALREAPAYPADLADLLGVSRQIVSNHLACLRGCGLVVAVPQGRRMRYELADRRLGHALGDLLSLVLTVDPACAPEGADAAIHVEGLGYGVAGVKEVTR, encoded by the coding sequence ATGGAGACGGTGTCGTACGGGCAGGTGCTGGCCCGGTTCGGGCATGCCCTGTCGGATCCGACGCGGGCACGGCTGCTGCTGGCCTTGCGGGAGGCCCCGGCCTATCCGGCGGATCTGGCGGACCTGCTGGGGGTGTCACGGCAGATCGTGTCCAATCACCTGGCCTGCCTGCGTGGGTGTGGCCTGGTGGTGGCGGTGCCGCAGGGCCGGCGAATGCGCTACGAGCTGGCCGACCGGCGGCTCGGACACGCATTGGGTGATCTGCTGAGTTTGGTGTTGACGGTGGATCCGGCGTGCGCGCCCGAAGGTGCGGACGCTGCCATTCATGTGGAGGGACTGGGGTACGGCGTTGCCGGCGTGAAGGAGGTCACGCGCTGA
- a CDS encoding vitamin K epoxide reductase family protein, whose amino-acid sequence MSVLRGSPISDRLVGWVLTVGGLLGGVAAFVLIVEKIALLRDPGYTPSCSINPILSCGSVMNTPQAEVFGFPNPLLGVAMFPVVVATGVAVLGGIRLPRWWWLSMQAGTILGIGLVHWLFVQSLYRIGALCPYCMVVWVVTIIVFSYTTLHNLDRGHLPAPPPGGRRSPPSPACTPRSRWRGCSS is encoded by the coding sequence TTGTCGGTCCTCAGAGGGAGCCCGATCAGCGACCGGCTGGTCGGCTGGGTCCTGACCGTCGGCGGGCTGCTCGGCGGCGTCGCCGCATTCGTCCTGATCGTGGAGAAGATCGCGCTGCTGCGCGATCCCGGCTACACGCCCAGTTGCTCGATCAACCCGATCCTGTCCTGCGGGTCGGTCATGAACACTCCGCAGGCTGAAGTGTTCGGCTTTCCCAACCCGCTGCTCGGCGTGGCCATGTTTCCAGTGGTGGTCGCCACCGGCGTCGCCGTACTCGGAGGGATCCGGCTGCCCCGCTGGTGGTGGCTCAGCATGCAGGCCGGCACGATCCTCGGCATCGGGTTGGTGCACTGGCTGTTCGTACAAAGCCTCTACCGGATCGGCGCGCTGTGCCCGTACTGCATGGTCGTGTGGGTGGTCACGATCATCGTGTTCAGCTACACCACACTGCACAACCTCGACCGCGGCCACCTCCCGGCCCCGCCTCCTGGCGGCCGGCGGTCACCGCCGTCACCCGCCTGCACACCGCGATCCCGGTGGCGTGGCTGCTCATCCTGA
- a CDS encoding cysteine desulfurase family protein, giving the protein MSTHPGLDGEPIYLDYNATTPIDPAVVTAMRPYLATGFGNPSSAHRYATAPAAALATARTQVAALIGADPTGIVFTGSGSEADNLAIRGTVLAAPDHRRHVITQATEHPAVLATCQALHRLHGIKVTVLPVDAHGLVDPADLHAAITPRTALVSIMLANNETGTIQPIAELAAIAHTHGAVIHTDAAQAAGKIPIDVDALGVDLVTLVGHKMYAPKGIAALYRRPGLTLEPIIYGGGQEHGLRAGTENVPYAVALGTAANLSRANLDSELSRLTELRDRLHQALNTALPDRIHLHGHADQRLPNTLNISITGVPGTELLAAVPQLAASTGSACHSGITEPSPVLTAMSLDRDRALGAIRLSLGRWTTTADVDQAANLLATAARRRHSDAERERLCAAVESAGEDSDLRG; this is encoded by the coding sequence ATGAGCACGCATCCCGGCCTGGACGGCGAGCCGATCTACCTGGACTACAACGCCACCACACCCATCGACCCGGCCGTGGTCACCGCGATGCGGCCCTACCTGGCCACCGGCTTCGGCAACCCGTCCAGCGCCCACCGCTACGCCACCGCCCCCGCCGCAGCGCTCGCCACCGCCCGTACACAAGTTGCGGCGCTTATCGGCGCCGACCCGACCGGGATCGTGTTCACCGGCTCCGGGTCCGAGGCCGACAACCTCGCCATCCGCGGCACCGTCCTCGCCGCCCCCGACCACCGGCGGCATGTGATCACCCAGGCCACCGAGCATCCCGCCGTGCTGGCCACCTGCCAAGCCCTGCACCGCCTGCACGGCATCAAGGTCACCGTCCTGCCCGTCGACGCCCACGGCCTAGTCGACCCGGCCGACCTGCACGCGGCGATCACTCCACGCACCGCCCTCGTGTCGATCATGCTGGCCAACAACGAGACCGGCACCATCCAGCCGATCGCCGAACTCGCCGCCATCGCCCACACCCACGGCGCGGTAATACACACCGACGCCGCCCAAGCCGCCGGCAAAATACCCATCGACGTCGACGCGCTCGGTGTCGACCTGGTCACCTTGGTCGGGCACAAGATGTACGCGCCCAAGGGCATCGCCGCCCTATACCGGCGCCCCGGCCTGACCCTGGAACCCATCATCTACGGCGGCGGACAAGAACACGGCCTCCGCGCGGGCACCGAGAACGTCCCCTACGCCGTCGCGCTCGGCACCGCCGCCAACCTCAGCCGCGCCAACCTCGACAGCGAACTGTCCCGACTGACCGAGCTGCGGGACCGGCTCCACCAGGCCCTCAACACCGCCCTGCCCGACCGGATACACCTCCACGGGCATGCCGATCAGCGGTTGCCCAACACCCTCAACATCAGCATCACCGGCGTACCAGGAACCGAGCTGCTCGCCGCCGTCCCCCAACTGGCCGCCTCCACCGGATCCGCCTGCCACAGCGGTATCACCGAACCCTCACCCGTCCTGACCGCCATGAGCCTCGACCGCGACCGCGCGCTCGGGGCGATACGCCTGTCGCTAGGCCGATGGACCACCACCGCCGACGTCGACCAAGCAGCCAACCTGCTCGCCACGGCCGCGCGCAGACGGCACTCCGACGCCGAACGCGAACGGCTCTGTGCGGCCGTGGAATCAGCCGGTGAGGATTCGGACCTGCGCGGCTGA
- a CDS encoding MFS transporter has product MTTTASPAPPRLGLRENLPQFILLVAVNALVGGMIGQERTVLPLLADQVFGIGAFTASLTFIVAFGVTKALTNLAAGALSDRYGRKPVLVAGWLIGLPVPVLLIWAPSWWWVIAANVLLGVNQGLTWSTTIVMKIDLVGPARRGLAMGFNEAAGYLALAATSAATGALAAEHGLRPAPFLLGLAFAALGLGLSTLFVKETVHHARHEARTHIPRHGEHDDALPGRQIFTLTSFRDKALSAASQAGLVNNLNDSLAWGLFPILFATSGLGVARIGVLVALYPGVWGFGQMITGGLSDRWGRKWLIAAGMLVQAAGIALVAATTDFAVWAIAAVLMGLGTAMVYPVLLAVIGDVAHPTWRARAVGVYRLWRDLGYVAGALIAGITADLLGLRAAIWLVAAITAASGIIVAIRMYETHQRHPAPASTKG; this is encoded by the coding sequence ATGACCACCACCGCAAGCCCGGCACCGCCGCGGCTGGGCCTGCGCGAAAATCTGCCCCAGTTCATCCTCCTGGTCGCGGTCAACGCCCTGGTCGGCGGGATGATCGGCCAGGAGCGCACGGTGCTGCCGCTGCTGGCCGACCAGGTGTTCGGCATCGGCGCGTTCACCGCGTCGCTGACCTTCATCGTCGCGTTCGGCGTCACCAAGGCACTGACGAACCTGGCCGCCGGTGCGCTGTCGGACCGCTACGGCCGCAAACCGGTCCTCGTCGCGGGGTGGCTGATCGGCCTGCCCGTGCCCGTGCTGCTGATCTGGGCGCCGTCGTGGTGGTGGGTCATCGCCGCGAACGTCCTGCTCGGCGTCAACCAGGGCCTGACCTGGTCCACCACCATCGTCATGAAGATCGACCTCGTCGGCCCGGCCCGCCGTGGCCTGGCCATGGGCTTCAACGAGGCCGCCGGCTACCTCGCCCTCGCCGCCACCTCGGCGGCGACCGGCGCTCTGGCCGCCGAACACGGGCTGCGTCCGGCGCCGTTCCTGCTCGGGCTCGCCTTCGCCGCCCTGGGTTTGGGCCTGTCGACGCTGTTTGTCAAGGAGACCGTCCACCACGCCCGGCACGAGGCCCGCACCCACATCCCGCGCCACGGCGAGCACGACGACGCCCTGCCCGGTCGGCAAATCTTCACCCTCACCAGCTTCCGCGACAAGGCCCTGTCCGCCGCCAGCCAGGCCGGGCTGGTGAACAACCTCAACGACAGCCTCGCCTGGGGCCTGTTTCCGATCCTGTTCGCCACGTCCGGCCTCGGCGTCGCCCGCATCGGCGTCCTCGTCGCCCTGTATCCGGGAGTCTGGGGTTTCGGGCAAATGATCACCGGCGGACTGTCGGACCGGTGGGGTCGCAAATGGCTCATCGCCGCCGGCATGCTGGTGCAGGCCGCCGGGATCGCGCTGGTCGCCGCCACCACCGACTTCGCGGTGTGGGCGATCGCCGCCGTCCTGATGGGCCTTGGCACCGCCATGGTGTACCCGGTCCTGCTCGCCGTCATCGGCGACGTCGCCCACCCCACCTGGCGGGCCCGCGCCGTCGGCGTCTACCGGCTCTGGCGCGACCTCGGCTACGTCGCCGGCGCCCTGATCGCCGGGATCACCGCCGACCTGCTCGGCCTACGAGCGGCGATCTGGCTCGTCGCCGCGATCACCGCCGCCTCCGGCATCATCGTCGCGATCCGCATGTACGAGACCCACCAGCGCCACCCGGCACCAGCCTCAACGAAGGGGTGA
- a CDS encoding MBL fold metallo-hydrolase: MDGSLIPLVDEGLGNSAYLLDLGDGRALAVDPSLDLRATDATATKHGLRIAYAAETHLHADFLSGARQLAYDHGTQILASAAGQRTFDHLRLDDGAEVDLGGLTLRALATPGHTPEHLSFLLLDGDREIGVFTGGSLIVGAAARTDLISPDRTEELARAQYSSLRRLASLADATAVWPTHGAGSFCSAPPGAARTSTIGEQKQANPLLAAPDEDTFARMLIDSLGSYPVYFARLGELNRHGQVITTPPLLAPLDAARVRRLLGDGAIVVDVRPVRDYAAGHIPGSIAIPLRAQYATWLGWLIPPEVPIVIVRNPGQDPADIRWPALNVGYTTIVGELTGGLAAWSTAGEQVATARVVNAAEMDTANVLDVRQASETAAGHLPGADLIELGDLTGHASSVPAGAVTVMCGHGERAATGASLLERAGHTQVSILAGGAHDWATATGRTLATGR; the protein is encoded by the coding sequence GTGGACGGCAGCCTTATCCCACTCGTGGACGAGGGCCTGGGCAACTCGGCATACCTGCTCGACCTCGGCGACGGCCGCGCCCTGGCCGTCGACCCATCTCTGGACCTGCGCGCCACCGACGCCACCGCGACCAAACATGGTCTGCGGATCGCGTACGCGGCCGAGACCCACCTGCACGCCGACTTCCTGTCCGGCGCCCGTCAACTCGCCTACGACCACGGCACGCAGATCCTGGCCTCGGCCGCCGGACAGCGCACGTTCGACCACCTGCGCCTCGACGACGGCGCCGAGGTCGACCTTGGCGGGCTCACCCTGCGCGCCCTGGCCACACCCGGCCACACTCCGGAACACCTGTCGTTCCTGCTGCTCGACGGCGACCGCGAGATCGGGGTGTTCACCGGCGGGTCGCTGATCGTCGGGGCCGCCGCCCGCACCGACCTGATCAGCCCCGATCGCACCGAGGAACTGGCCCGTGCGCAGTACTCCTCGCTGCGGCGGCTGGCGTCCCTGGCCGACGCGACCGCCGTGTGGCCCACCCACGGCGCGGGCTCGTTCTGCTCCGCCCCACCCGGCGCCGCCCGCACCTCCACCATCGGCGAGCAGAAGCAGGCCAACCCGCTGCTGGCCGCACCCGACGAGGACACGTTCGCGCGGATGCTGATCGACAGCCTCGGCTCCTACCCGGTCTACTTCGCCCGGCTCGGCGAGCTCAACCGCCACGGGCAGGTGATCACCACCCCGCCGCTGCTCGCCCCACTCGACGCCGCGCGGGTGCGGCGCCTGCTCGGTGACGGCGCGATCGTGGTCGACGTGCGGCCGGTGCGCGACTACGCCGCCGGGCACATCCCCGGCTCGATCGCGATCCCATTGCGCGCCCAGTACGCCACCTGGCTGGGCTGGCTGATCCCACCCGAGGTACCCATCGTCATCGTGCGCAACCCCGGCCAGGACCCCGCCGACATCCGGTGGCCCGCCCTCAACGTCGGCTACACCACGATCGTCGGGGAACTCACCGGTGGACTCGCGGCCTGGTCGACCGCCGGCGAACAGGTGGCCACGGCCCGGGTGGTGAACGCGGCTGAGATGGACACCGCCAATGTGCTCGATGTGCGCCAGGCCAGCGAGACCGCCGCCGGGCACCTGCCCGGCGCGGACCTGATCGAACTCGGCGACCTGACCGGCCACGCGAGCAGCGTTCCTGCCGGTGCGGTGACGGTGATGTGCGGGCACGGCGAGCGCGCCGCCACCGGCGCGAGCCTGCTCGAACGCGCCGGCCACACCCAGGTGTCCATCCTCGCCGGAGGCGCCCACGACTGGGCCACGGCCACCGGCCGGACCCTGGCCACCGGCCGATGA
- a CDS encoding ArsR/SmtB family transcription factor, whose amino-acid sequence MGDRQHKTALFDQFARVGKALASGKRLELLDLLAQGERDVASVAAAADVGVSTASAHLQTLRQANLVTTRRDGTRILYSLAGRDVADLFARLREVAQSHLPDVEAARVTYLGEDGGRPVTRDELHRLAKTTTVTVLDVRPREEYAAGHIPGAVSIPLDQLADRLAELPNDGQIVAYCRGAYCVLAHDAVRLLRAHGRDAIRLADGMLEWRLASLPVAA is encoded by the coding sequence TTGGGTGACCGTCAGCACAAGACCGCGCTGTTCGACCAGTTCGCCCGGGTTGGCAAGGCCCTCGCCTCGGGCAAACGCCTGGAGCTGCTGGACCTGCTCGCCCAAGGCGAACGCGACGTCGCCTCGGTGGCAGCAGCGGCGGATGTCGGGGTGAGCACCGCGTCGGCGCACCTGCAGACGCTGCGCCAGGCGAACCTGGTCACCACCCGCCGCGACGGCACCCGCATCCTGTACTCCTTGGCCGGACGCGACGTCGCCGACCTGTTCGCCCGGCTGCGCGAGGTCGCCCAGTCACATCTACCCGACGTCGAAGCCGCCCGCGTCACCTACCTCGGCGAGGACGGCGGCCGGCCGGTCACCCGCGACGAGTTGCACCGGCTGGCCAAGACCACGACTGTCACTGTGCTGGACGTGCGCCCGCGCGAGGAGTACGCGGCCGGTCACATCCCCGGCGCGGTCAGCATCCCCCTGGACCAGTTGGCCGACCGGCTCGCCGAGCTACCTAACGACGGGCAGATCGTCGCCTACTGCCGAGGCGCGTACTGCGTGCTCGCTCACGACGCGGTACGGCTGCTGCGCGCCCACGGCCGCGACGCGATCCGCCTGGCCGACGGCATGCTCGAATGGCGTCTGGCGAGTCTGCCGGTCGCCGCCTGA
- a CDS encoding phosphotransferase family protein, whose product MIGAKLGAGREADVYAWGDDAVVKLYRPGFGGHRAEGVALAKLDGQGLAPRLIDVVDRDGRTGLVLERLGGSDMLVLLQRQPWRVLGLARALAKAHLAIHAVRAQGSLPDLRQVLAARIEDAAMPAQLRDFALRVLNGLPDGDRVCHGDYHPGNALVAADRVNIIDWVGATCGVPEADHARTLLLLRWADPLPGTPLFLRALMATGRSVFAHGYARAYAGGSPVPLRQVASWLVVHTAARLSEGIDIEQPTLIGLLDRARRQAGR is encoded by the coding sequence GTGATCGGAGCCAAACTTGGAGCTGGCCGCGAGGCCGACGTGTACGCGTGGGGTGACGACGCGGTCGTCAAGCTGTACCGCCCCGGATTCGGCGGGCACCGCGCCGAAGGGGTGGCACTGGCCAAACTGGACGGTCAGGGCCTCGCCCCGAGGCTGATTGACGTCGTCGACCGCGATGGCCGCACCGGCTTGGTGCTGGAACGCCTCGGCGGGTCGGACATGCTGGTGCTGCTGCAACGCCAACCGTGGCGTGTGCTTGGCTTGGCCCGCGCGCTGGCCAAGGCCCACCTTGCCATCCACGCCGTCCGCGCCCAGGGCAGCCTTCCCGATCTGCGCCAGGTGCTGGCCGCCCGCATCGAGGACGCGGCAATGCCCGCGCAGTTGCGCGACTTCGCCTTGCGGGTTCTGAACGGGCTACCGGACGGCGATCGCGTGTGCCACGGCGACTACCACCCGGGCAACGCTCTGGTCGCCGCCGACCGGGTCAACATCATCGACTGGGTGGGCGCCACTTGCGGCGTTCCCGAAGCCGATCACGCGCGCACGCTCCTGCTGCTGCGGTGGGCTGATCCCCTGCCCGGCACCCCCTTGTTCTTGCGCGCTCTGATGGCGACTGGCCGGTCGGTGTTCGCGCACGGCTACGCGCGGGCGTACGCCGGCGGCTCACCCGTACCGTTGCGGCAGGTGGCCTCGTGGCTGGTCGTGCACACCGCCGCGCGTCTTTCGGAGGGCATCGACATCGAGCAACCCACGCTCATCGGCTTGCTCGACCGTGCCCGGCGCCAGGCCGGGCGATGA
- a CDS encoding class I SAM-dependent methyltransferase: MNATPDETAKVLRAWEKTAPGYDKQIAIFERIWFGGGREWLGARAQGRVLEVAIGTGLNLPHYPTDASITGIELSPAMLARAKRRAADLGRAVDLHTGDAQALPFADEAFDTVVCALSLCTIPDPATTIGQMKRVLVPGGRLLLLDHTASTWPPIHAAQWLLERLTIRTAGEHFTRRQLPLVRAAGFEIIEVERVKAGTIERVHARKPMPGS, encoded by the coding sequence GTGAACGCGACACCGGACGAGACCGCCAAGGTCCTGCGTGCCTGGGAGAAGACCGCACCGGGCTACGACAAGCAGATCGCCATCTTCGAGAGGATCTGGTTCGGCGGCGGCCGGGAATGGCTCGGCGCCCGCGCCCAGGGCCGCGTCCTGGAAGTCGCGATCGGCACCGGCCTCAACCTGCCGCACTACCCCACCGACGCGTCGATCACCGGCATCGAGCTGAGCCCGGCAATGCTGGCCAGAGCCAAGCGGCGCGCCGCCGACCTCGGCCGCGCCGTCGACCTCCACACCGGCGACGCCCAAGCGCTACCGTTCGCCGACGAGGCGTTCGACACGGTCGTCTGCGCGCTGTCGCTGTGCACGATCCCCGACCCGGCCACCACCATCGGCCAGATGAAACGGGTGCTTGTGCCCGGCGGGCGACTGCTGCTACTTGACCACACCGCCAGCACCTGGCCACCCATCCACGCCGCCCAGTGGCTCCTCGAACGGCTAACCATCCGCACCGCCGGTGAACACTTCACCCGCCGCCAACTCCCGCTCGTACGCGCAGCCGGGTTCGAGATCATCGAGGTCGAACGCGTCAAGGCCGGCACCATCGAACGCGTCCACGCCCGCAAGCCGATGCCGGGCAGCTGA
- a CDS encoding TetR/AcrR family transcriptional regulator, with product MTDARSEPVRRLPRAQRREQILAAATTAFARNGFAATNLDDIAGEAGITRVILYRHFDSKTDLYQAALDRFCAVMSDHVAEPVGGFTDASVDGLLKAAIAEPDGFRLLFVHAAREPEFRAAADRFRAEVTEIAHLQISKFVTDQAWARWAAQLAPTAAIEAIIAWLDAGQPDPDLAPDRVRQVIAGVITAAATDNGLGCLPPGWSTS from the coding sequence GTGACGGATGCGAGGTCCGAGCCGGTGCGGCGGCTGCCGCGCGCCCAGCGGCGGGAGCAGATCCTCGCAGCGGCGACGACGGCTTTCGCGCGCAACGGGTTCGCCGCGACGAACCTGGATGACATCGCCGGCGAGGCCGGGATCACCCGCGTGATCCTGTATCGGCATTTCGACTCCAAGACCGACCTGTACCAGGCGGCCCTGGACCGGTTCTGCGCCGTCATGTCCGACCACGTGGCCGAGCCGGTGGGCGGGTTCACCGACGCCAGCGTCGACGGCTTACTCAAGGCCGCGATCGCCGAACCGGATGGGTTCCGGCTGCTGTTCGTGCACGCCGCCCGGGAGCCGGAGTTCAGAGCCGCGGCTGACCGGTTCCGCGCTGAGGTCACCGAGATTGCCCACTTGCAGATCTCGAAATTCGTCACCGATCAGGCGTGGGCACGATGGGCGGCGCAACTGGCTCCGACCGCGGCGATCGAGGCGATCATCGCCTGGCTCGACGCCGGGCAACCCGACCCGGACCTGGCCCCCGACCGGGTCCGGCAGGTCATCGCCGGAGTCATCACCGCCGCAGCCACAGACAATGGGCTCGGCTGCCTACCACCCGGTTGGAGCACATCGTGA
- a CDS encoding ATP-binding cassette domain-containing protein, with product MSLAIPRGVIYGLLGPNGAGKTTLIRVLATLLRPDSGTALVAGYDVARNPAQVRDRIGLAGQFAAVDDHLAGRENITMIGRLYGLTRREAGTRANQIIERIHLAAAASTSPRASSGPGAVPRHPPGDLDGYHLYHATRAELLRELGHPDQARAADRRALELTANPAEQAVLQQRLTWT from the coding sequence TTGAGCCTGGCCATCCCGCGCGGTGTCATTTACGGGCTGCTCGGCCCCAACGGCGCGGGCAAAACCACCCTGATTCGCGTCCTCGCCACCCTCCTGCGGCCCGATTCCGGCACCGCCCTGGTGGCCGGGTACGACGTCGCCCGCAACCCAGCACAGGTACGCGACCGCATCGGCCTGGCTGGGCAGTTCGCCGCCGTCGACGACCACCTCGCCGGCCGGGAGAACATCACCATGATCGGCCGCCTCTACGGACTGACCCGCCGCGAGGCCGGCACCCGCGCCAACCAGATCATCGAACGCATCCACCTCGCCGCCGCCGCATCGACCTCGCCGCGAGCCTCATCGGGCCCAGGTGCTGTTCCTCGACACCCTCCCGGCGACTTGGACGGCTACCACCTGTACCACGCCACCCGCGCCGAACTGCTGCGCGAACTCGGCCACCCGGACCAGGCCCGCGCCGCGGACCGCCGCGCCCTTGAGCTGACCGCCAACCCGGCCGAACAGGCCGTCCTTCAGCAGCGCCTCACCTGGACCTAA